One genomic segment of Alkalimarinus alittae includes these proteins:
- a CDS encoding ABC-F family ATPase: MISTANITMQFGAEPLFENISAKFGNGNRYGLIGANGCGKSTFMKILSGALVPTSGNVSITAGQKVGTLSQDQFAFEEYSVVDAVIMGDVALWKIKQERERIYSLPEMSEEDGMKVAELESQFAEMDGYTAESRAGEILLHAGIEESLHFGLMSQVAPGWKLRVLLAQALFANPDILLLDEPTNNLDIHTIQWLETVLNQRKCTMIIISHDRHFLNSVCTHMADIDYGELRIYPGNYEDFIAASTLIREQLHTENAKKSAEIDELQGFVNRFSANASKAKQASSRAKKLDKIKLDEVKASSRLTPSISLKQEKKLHRQALILEELSHGFDGETLFSGGNLILEAGAKLAVIGENGVGKTTFLRCLMDDLKANSGVIKWSENATIGYCPQDSTADFDSDLNLFDWMSQWRTPKFDDLMVRGILGRLLFTADDANKKARVCSGGEKNRLLFGKLMMMDTNILIMDEPTNHLDMEAIEALNLALENYDGTLIFVSHDREFVSSLATRVIEIKDKGIVNFQGTYDEYLASQEEALRVA, translated from the coding sequence TTGATATCTACCGCAAACATCACCATGCAGTTTGGCGCTGAGCCTTTGTTTGAAAACATCTCCGCTAAATTTGGTAACGGCAACCGCTATGGCTTAATCGGGGCTAACGGCTGCGGTAAATCGACGTTTATGAAAATTCTGAGTGGGGCGCTTGTACCTACATCGGGGAATGTCTCGATTACCGCTGGACAGAAAGTAGGTACCTTGAGTCAAGATCAGTTTGCTTTTGAAGAATACAGCGTAGTAGATGCGGTTATCATGGGCGATGTAGCGCTATGGAAGATAAAACAAGAGCGTGAACGTATTTATAGTCTGCCCGAAATGTCTGAAGAAGACGGTATGAAGGTGGCCGAACTTGAAAGTCAGTTTGCAGAAATGGATGGATACACCGCAGAAAGTCGCGCAGGTGAGATACTGCTACATGCGGGCATTGAAGAATCCCTTCACTTTGGTTTAATGAGCCAAGTGGCGCCTGGTTGGAAATTGCGCGTACTACTAGCTCAAGCATTGTTTGCTAATCCCGATATATTGCTACTTGATGAGCCGACAAACAACCTTGATATACATACAATACAATGGCTTGAGACGGTACTGAATCAGCGTAAATGTACCATGATTATTATTTCTCACGATCGCCACTTCCTTAATTCAGTATGTACGCATATGGCTGACATAGATTACGGTGAGCTACGTATATACCCTGGTAACTATGAAGATTTTATAGCAGCATCCACGCTAATTCGAGAGCAACTGCATACAGAAAATGCCAAGAAAAGTGCTGAAATTGATGAGTTGCAAGGGTTTGTTAATCGCTTTTCTGCCAATGCATCTAAGGCAAAGCAAGCAAGTTCTCGTGCCAAGAAGTTAGATAAAATCAAGTTAGACGAGGTCAAAGCTTCTAGTCGATTGACGCCCTCTATTAGTCTCAAACAAGAAAAGAAATTGCATCGTCAAGCGTTGATTCTAGAAGAGCTGTCTCATGGCTTTGACGGTGAAACGCTGTTTAGTGGTGGGAACCTAATATTAGAAGCGGGTGCCAAGCTTGCTGTGATTGGCGAAAACGGGGTGGGAAAAACGACGTTTTTACGTTGTTTGATGGATGACCTGAAAGCCAATAGCGGCGTTATAAAGTGGTCTGAAAACGCCACGATCGGTTATTGCCCACAAGACAGCACGGCTGATTTCGATTCTGATTTGAACCTATTTGATTGGATGTCTCAATGGCGCACGCCGAAGTTTGATGACTTAATGGTGAGGGGAATACTAGGACGTTTACTTTTCACTGCAGACGATGCCAATAAAAAGGCGAGAGTGTGTTCAGGTGGAGAAAAGAATAGATTGCTGTTTGGCAAGTTGATGATGATGGATACCAATATATTGATCATGGATGAACCGACCAATCACCTAGATATGGAAGCAATAGAAGCCCTTAATCTAGCACTAGAAAATTACGATGGTACATTAATTTTCGTTAGTCATGACCGGGAGTTTGTGTCTTCATTAGCAACCCGAGTGATAGAAATAAAAGACAAAGGCATTGTTAACTTTCAGGGTACTTACGATGAGTACCTCGCAAGCCAAGAAGAAGCCCTCCGAGTAGCCTAG
- a CDS encoding TIGR02450 family Trp-rich protein produces MNNVSPKSLLQSKWTKTKVINKEKHFVITAVEFDEDQRVTECIVEAVMNNNEYSIDWRELKNKNEWRMGWV; encoded by the coding sequence ATGAACAATGTCAGCCCTAAATCGTTACTTCAAAGCAAGTGGACAAAAACAAAGGTTATCAATAAAGAAAAGCATTTTGTTATCACGGCGGTTGAGTTTGATGAAGACCAACGTGTGACTGAATGCATTGTAGAAGCCGTTATGAATAACAATGAATATTCTATTGATTGGCGAGAACTAAAAAATAAGAATGAGTGGCGAATGGGGTGGGTATAA
- a CDS encoding acyl-CoA dehydrogenase family protein, which produces MSHYKAPLDNMNFLLFDTLKANQIAECERFEDATEDLFRAVMDEAAKFSEQVLLPVNTQGDREGCQYDPATHSVKTPDGFKDAYQTYMQGGWSGLSASPDFGGQGLPHLLKMIVDEMVCSTNLSFGMYPGLSHGAIDCLTKHGSEALQNAYLPKLIAGEWTGTMCLTEPQCGTDLGLIGTKAIPNGDGYDITGTKIWITGGEQDLVDNIVHLVLAKLPDAPEGSRGISLFLVPKFLEDGTRNTAFCGGLEHKMGINGSATCVMNFEGAKGWLIGEPNKGLKCMFTMMNAARIMVGIQGLGLAETGYQVSLAFAKERLQSRSIAGTEYPNEKADPIIVHPDVRRMLLRQKAIIEGSRAMAYWTGLHLDLSHGHADSSQRERSDDIVQLMTPIVKSFLTDEGFFSCDQALQSMGGAGFTQDWPVEQLLRDGRIPRIYEGTNGIQALDLVGRKLTLNNGRLAHTYLSEMKNMLEGVSNSGHLASANSFIETLQETLGLLIIKAAKDPQEAAAAATPLLRMFALTTLAVLWAKMASQSEDAETMNNYSEAFLSSKRKTANHYFRSYEPEMIALAKEVAAGKSTLMDFAEDEF; this is translated from the coding sequence GTGAGTCACTATAAAGCCCCTTTAGATAATATGAATTTCTTGCTATTTGATACCCTTAAAGCAAATCAAATAGCTGAGTGTGAGCGGTTCGAAGATGCCACTGAAGACCTTTTTAGAGCCGTAATGGATGAGGCTGCTAAGTTTTCAGAGCAGGTTCTGCTTCCCGTAAACACGCAAGGTGACAGAGAAGGTTGTCAATACGACCCTGCAACACATTCAGTTAAAACCCCAGACGGTTTTAAAGATGCTTATCAAACCTATATGCAAGGAGGATGGAGCGGGCTTTCTGCATCACCCGATTTTGGGGGCCAAGGCTTACCGCACTTGCTTAAAATGATCGTAGACGAAATGGTTTGCTCAACGAATTTGTCATTCGGTATGTACCCTGGTTTGTCTCACGGCGCTATAGACTGTCTTACAAAACATGGCAGCGAGGCACTTCAGAATGCTTACTTACCTAAATTAATCGCTGGTGAGTGGACAGGCACAATGTGCTTAACAGAGCCGCAGTGCGGTACTGACCTTGGGCTTATTGGCACCAAGGCTATACCCAATGGTGACGGTTATGACATCACGGGGACTAAAATATGGATTACCGGTGGCGAACAGGATCTAGTGGATAACATCGTTCACCTGGTGTTAGCAAAACTACCCGATGCACCAGAGGGAAGCCGTGGAATTTCACTCTTTTTAGTGCCAAAGTTTCTTGAAGACGGCACAAGAAATACAGCATTTTGTGGTGGCCTCGAACATAAAATGGGTATCAACGGCTCTGCCACCTGCGTAATGAACTTTGAAGGTGCTAAAGGTTGGCTAATTGGCGAGCCTAACAAGGGTCTAAAATGCATGTTTACCATGATGAATGCCGCGAGAATAATGGTGGGTATTCAAGGATTAGGCTTGGCTGAAACCGGTTACCAAGTCTCATTAGCCTTTGCCAAAGAAAGACTACAAAGCCGCTCAATTGCAGGTACTGAATACCCTAATGAAAAAGCAGACCCTATCATTGTTCACCCTGATGTTCGCCGCATGTTATTACGACAAAAAGCGATTATTGAAGGCTCAAGAGCAATGGCTTACTGGACGGGTCTACATCTTGATTTAAGCCATGGGCATGCCGACTCAAGCCAGCGAGAGCGCTCTGACGATATCGTTCAGCTTATGACCCCTATCGTTAAATCATTCTTAACCGATGAAGGCTTCTTTAGCTGTGACCAAGCATTACAGTCAATGGGCGGAGCAGGATTCACGCAAGATTGGCCGGTAGAGCAGTTATTAAGAGACGGCAGAATACCTAGAATTTACGAAGGCACCAATGGCATTCAAGCGCTCGACCTTGTGGGTAGAAAGCTAACACTGAACAATGGAAGACTAGCTCATACCTATCTTTCTGAGATGAAAAACATGCTCGAAGGTGTCAGCAATAGCGGCCATTTAGCCTCAGCAAATAGCTTTATTGAAACACTGCAAGAAACACTAGGTTTGCTGATTATAAAAGCAGCCAAAGACCCACAAGAAGCTGCGGCAGCGGCCACGCCACTGCTAAGAATGTTTGCACTTACAACGCTGGCTGTATTGTGGGCAAAAATGGCTTCTCAGTCAGAAGACGCTGAAACGATGAATAATTATAGTGAAGCCTTTCTTTCCAGCAAGCGTAAAACAGCTAATCACTATTTCCGCTCCTATGAGCCAGAAATGATTGCTTTAGCTAAAGAAGTCGCCGCAGGCAAATCTACGTTAATGGATTTTGCTGAAGACGAGTTTTAA
- a CDS encoding PQQ-dependent sugar dehydrogenase: MDKMMRKVIVLMLMLVLIYPLTGYSKSLHSGITEGVKYQVELVKDGFRVPWAMAFISDHQILITERSGTLKLLDLADGKAQIVEGVPPVFAKGQGGLLDVALSPGYKKGGWIYFTYSKPADDNGVTAFARAKLNGTSLEGWIDLLVTKSLSDTTRHFGSRIAFDHNGHVFFSVGDRGVRPNGQDLSTHAGSVIRLNLDGTVPKDNPFIENENVLPETWSYGHRNPQGLSYDVKNKRLWLIEHGPRGGDELNLIEAGKNYGWPVISYGKEYWGPLNVGEATAKEGMEQPVKYYDPSIAPGSLLLYTGEAFPSWQGDLFAGALKLQHLNQIKLNSAGEAIGETRLLASLNERIRSLVQSQEGFIYLSTDSGKIMRLIPAK; this comes from the coding sequence ATGGATAAAATGATGCGGAAAGTGATTGTTTTGATGTTAATGTTAGTGCTTATTTATCCGCTTACTGGGTATAGTAAATCACTACACAGCGGAATTACTGAGGGCGTTAAATACCAAGTAGAATTGGTTAAAGATGGGTTTAGAGTCCCCTGGGCTATGGCGTTTATTAGTGATCATCAAATCCTAATTACAGAACGCAGTGGCACCCTTAAATTGTTAGATCTAGCAGATGGGAAAGCTCAAATAGTTGAAGGTGTTCCTCCTGTGTTTGCGAAAGGTCAGGGTGGCTTGCTCGATGTAGCCTTGTCACCAGGTTATAAAAAAGGGGGCTGGATCTATTTCACCTATAGCAAACCCGCTGATGATAATGGGGTTACGGCCTTTGCTAGAGCAAAATTAAACGGTACTAGCTTAGAAGGCTGGATTGACTTGCTCGTTACTAAATCTTTATCAGATACCACAAGACACTTTGGCAGCCGTATCGCATTTGATCATAACGGACATGTGTTCTTTTCAGTTGGCGATCGCGGAGTGCGTCCTAACGGACAAGACTTATCAACCCATGCAGGCAGTGTCATACGCCTCAATTTAGATGGAACGGTGCCAAAAGATAACCCATTTATTGAAAATGAAAACGTACTACCCGAAACCTGGAGTTATGGTCATAGAAACCCCCAAGGTTTAAGCTATGATGTTAAAAATAAACGCCTTTGGCTTATTGAACATGGACCAAGAGGTGGCGATGAGCTTAATCTTATAGAGGCAGGAAAGAACTACGGTTGGCCGGTTATTTCGTATGGCAAAGAGTATTGGGGGCCTTTAAATGTGGGCGAGGCGACAGCAAAAGAAGGTATGGAACAACCTGTTAAATATTACGACCCTTCAATCGCGCCAGGTAGTTTGTTGCTTTATACGGGGGAGGCCTTTCCTAGCTGGCAAGGCGATCTATTTGCCGGGGCGCTTAAGCTACAACATCTTAACCAAATAAAACTGAATAGCGCGGGTGAAGCCATCGGAGAAACGCGGTTATTGGCGAGTTTAAACGAACGCATTCGATCGCTCGTTCAAAGCCAGGAAGGCTTTATTTATCTATCTACAGATAGTGGCAAAATTATGCGTTTGATTCCTGCGAAATAA
- a CDS encoding YqiA/YcfP family alpha/beta fold hydrolase yields MKVYFSHGKESGPWGSKIKKLAEIARQHGCAVDSIDYTDMMDPDLRVERLLRLLESEQGDFALVGSSMGGYVSQVVSQRVNAKGVFLLAPALYIPTYKCQSYEKNASILDIVHGWSDDVIPPEHSIRFAQEVKCSLHLIDGDHRLNSSLDTVSKLFDQFICSILAD; encoded by the coding sequence ATGAAAGTGTATTTCTCACATGGCAAAGAAAGCGGCCCCTGGGGTAGTAAAATTAAGAAACTCGCAGAGATTGCCAGGCAGCACGGCTGTGCCGTAGATAGCATCGACTATACCGATATGATGGACCCAGATCTGCGAGTAGAAAGGCTGCTAAGACTGCTTGAATCTGAACAAGGTGATTTTGCTCTAGTCGGCTCTAGTATGGGCGGGTATGTCTCACAGGTCGTTTCTCAGCGGGTTAATGCCAAAGGGGTTTTTCTGTTAGCGCCCGCCTTGTATATACCGACTTATAAGTGCCAGAGCTATGAGAAAAACGCATCCATTCTAGATATTGTTCATGGCTGGTCTGATGATGTAATACCGCCTGAACATTCAATTAGATTTGCCCAAGAAGTGAAATGCTCTCTGCACCTAATTGATGGTGATCACCGACTGAATAGTTCTTTAGATACTGTTTCTAAACTATTTGATCAGTTTATTTGCTCAATTTTGGCTGATTAG
- a CDS encoding putative zinc-binding protein yields the protein MKQDTSDELPLVYSCSGCSNIAQLANQIAIELDREQIAEMSCIAGVGGGVKPLVKKAQSGRKIISLDGCALHCVKHCLAQHAIESTHHYTLTDYGVKKRYHMDFSSEDVAEIKKVIINDIDN from the coding sequence ATGAAACAAGACACTAGTGATGAATTGCCCTTAGTTTACTCATGTTCAGGGTGCTCTAACATTGCCCAGCTGGCGAACCAAATAGCAATTGAGTTAGATCGTGAACAAATTGCAGAAATGTCGTGTATTGCAGGGGTGGGCGGCGGTGTCAAACCGTTGGTAAAAAAAGCACAGTCTGGACGGAAAATAATATCCCTAGATGGGTGTGCTTTGCACTGTGTAAAACATTGCCTGGCACAGCACGCTATCGAGTCTACACACCATTACACATTAACCGACTATGGTGTTAAGAAGAGATACCATATGGATTTTTCTTCAGAAGATGTCGCAGAAATTAAAAAGGTGATTATCAACGATATTGATAATTGA
- the rlmJ gene encoding 23S rRNA (adenine(2030)-N(6))-methyltransferase RlmJ, producing the protein MNQLYGKARSSVGSLFDVHKHLVLICALEQLKQNTRRFHYIDAHAGAGGYDLDVEEATSSSSFGVQCLLDANKNEMTERYIEIVKGFNSGLPLTKYPGSPIIARKLIRASDSMSLIELNTEEFSELSRVFQVGSNVSIDHGSAFDRVVKHIPVGVDDGLILIDPDYIIDEDATDTANLIIQCRAKWPSAMIMVTLPVTGSTAKDRYVISILKDSGVSKFIVSDLAFIDFTGLGGNGVNRISRTLMVNPRYDIKNTLESVLSQLASSLPASIKAKSRVELT; encoded by the coding sequence ATGAATCAGTTGTACGGTAAAGCTCGCTCAAGTGTGGGTAGTTTGTTTGATGTTCATAAGCATTTAGTTTTAATTTGTGCTCTAGAGCAGTTAAAACAAAACACTCGTCGTTTTCATTATATAGATGCGCATGCAGGGGCGGGGGGGTATGATTTAGATGTCGAGGAGGCGACTAGCTCATCAAGTTTCGGGGTTCAATGTTTGCTGGATGCGAATAAAAATGAAATGACAGAGCGATATATCGAAATCGTTAAAGGGTTTAATAGTGGGTTACCACTGACGAAATACCCAGGCTCACCGATAATTGCGCGTAAATTAATAAGAGCCAGTGACTCAATGTCGCTAATAGAATTAAATACAGAAGAATTTAGCGAGTTGAGCCGTGTATTTCAGGTAGGCTCAAACGTAAGTATTGATCACGGGTCAGCATTCGATCGAGTGGTGAAGCATATCCCCGTTGGTGTTGATGATGGTCTGATTCTTATTGATCCTGACTACATCATTGATGAAGATGCTACTGATACCGCAAATTTAATTATTCAATGCCGAGCAAAGTGGCCTAGTGCCATGATAATGGTGACTTTGCCTGTTACCGGTAGTACTGCAAAAGATCGGTATGTGATCTCAATACTCAAAGATTCAGGTGTTTCTAAGTTTATCGTTAGTGACTTAGCGTTTATTGATTTTACAGGCCTAGGTGGTAACGGGGTAAACAGAATATCGCGTACCTTAATGGTTAACCCTAGGTACGATATAAAAAATACATTGGAGTCTGTATTATCACAATTAGCAAGTAGTTTACCGGCTTCTATTAAGGCAAAAAGTCGTGTTGAATTAACGTGA
- a CDS encoding RrF2 family transcriptional regulator — protein sequence MQITRFTDYSLRTLMYLNTHSTRLCTVKEVAEYHNISQNHLVKVVHNLSRLGYIKSTKGKNGGIRLTENTDKTRLGDLIMQFEPTMNTAECFDPESNTCNLTVSCQLKHYLQEAMQNFINTMNQYTLANTTQNRIPMREQRGDG from the coding sequence ATGCAAATTACACGATTTACAGATTATTCGCTTCGTACGCTTATGTATTTAAACACGCACTCAACGCGCTTGTGCACCGTTAAAGAAGTCGCTGAATACCACAACATCTCTCAAAACCACCTCGTTAAAGTCGTACACAACTTATCTCGCCTTGGATACATCAAGAGCACAAAAGGGAAAAATGGAGGCATCAGATTAACCGAAAACACTGATAAAACTCGATTAGGCGACTTAATAATGCAATTTGAACCTACCATGAATACGGCGGAGTGTTTTGACCCAGAGAGTAACACTTGCAACTTAACGGTTTCATGCCAACTAAAACACTACCTTCAAGAAGCCATGCAAAACTTTATCAACACTATGAATCAATACACGCTAGCCAATACCACACAAAACAGAATCCCCATGCGTGAACAAAGGGGCGATGGTTGA
- the hmpA gene encoding NO-inducible flavohemoprotein: MLDQKAIRIVKSTVPILQEHGETLTKHFYKRMFAHNPEVAPLFNNSNQSGGTQQRALAGAIAAYAANIDNLEVLGGAIELITNKHVSLQIKPEHYPIVGENLLASIKEVLGDGATDDVIDAWAKAYGFLADIMIGREKQVYEDNATKEGGWEGFRSFKIERKVEESSVITSFYLKPEDGGKVPSYLAGQYITVRTSTPEGGTTMRNYSLSDKPGNDYFRISVKKETDPQPGIPDGYVSNKLHKEYEVGDTLEVAPPCGDFYLNTHDQHKRPLVLMAAGIGITPILSILQTALEAMPERDVIVIHGSLNEDVQAFKSTLEALSEKHPKLSVHFRYSDPVKEGVSREGNASTGFVDAELIESLIPSRHADYYFCGPKPFMVNIYHELLMWGIPASQVHFEFFGPREALEKPAAV, translated from the coding sequence ATGTTAGATCAGAAAGCTATTCGTATCGTAAAATCTACCGTGCCTATCTTGCAAGAGCATGGGGAAACGCTAACAAAGCACTTTTACAAACGAATGTTCGCGCACAACCCTGAAGTAGCGCCTCTCTTTAATAACTCTAATCAGTCCGGCGGAACACAGCAGCGTGCATTAGCAGGTGCAATTGCGGCCTATGCAGCAAATATTGATAATCTCGAAGTATTAGGAGGCGCGATAGAGCTTATTACCAATAAGCATGTCTCGTTACAAATTAAGCCTGAGCATTACCCTATTGTAGGTGAGAACTTACTGGCGTCTATCAAAGAAGTTTTGGGGGATGGGGCGACAGATGACGTGATTGACGCGTGGGCTAAAGCGTATGGTTTTTTAGCTGACATTATGATTGGTCGTGAAAAACAAGTGTATGAAGATAATGCAACTAAAGAGGGTGGTTGGGAAGGCTTTCGGTCATTTAAAATAGAGCGTAAAGTCGAAGAAAGTAGTGTTATTACCTCATTTTATCTCAAACCTGAAGATGGTGGTAAAGTGCCGTCTTATCTAGCAGGGCAATATATTACGGTACGAACATCTACACCTGAAGGAGGGACTACTATGAGAAACTATAGTCTTTCTGATAAGCCGGGTAACGATTATTTTCGTATCAGTGTTAAAAAAGAAACAGATCCACAGCCAGGTATCCCTGATGGTTATGTATCTAATAAATTGCATAAAGAGTATGAAGTGGGTGACACGTTAGAAGTAGCACCCCCTTGTGGTGATTTTTATCTTAATACTCACGACCAACATAAGCGTCCGTTGGTCTTAATGGCGGCAGGTATCGGTATTACCCCGATATTAAGTATTTTACAGACCGCATTAGAAGCCATGCCTGAGCGAGACGTTATCGTGATTCATGGCAGTCTTAACGAAGACGTTCAGGCGTTTAAGTCAACGCTCGAAGCACTCAGCGAAAAACACCCAAAACTAAGTGTTCATTTCCGTTATAGTGATCCCGTTAAAGAGGGTGTTTCACGCGAAGGAAATGCATCTACAGGGTTTGTTGATGCTGAATTGATCGAATCATTGATTCCATCACGCCATGCCGATTATTACTTTTGTGGGCCAAAGCCATTCATGGTTAATATCTATCACGAATTACTGATGTGGGGGATTCCCGCGTCACAAGTACACTTTGAATTTTTTGGCCCAAGGGAAGCGTTAGAAAAGCCTGCTGCTGTTTAG
- a CDS encoding sigma-54-dependent transcriptional regulator: MKKARILLIDDEAAFCELCSLWLTQAGYEVVSCGDGKQALTLFTAQSFDLVIHDLSLPPSFLPEEGLQLLPHYGEVPVVVITAHNEKALALDAMRLGAWDFISKPIDPDLLLIVVQRAINKRQLQQELNTLKEQHPPTDDDMGLLGVSPSVINTRNLIKRIANTEVPVLIQGPSGTGKEIIAKALHQHSQRKNQAFISVHCGAIPSELLESELFGYKKGAFTGADKDRKGLLSMADQGTLFLDEIGEMPPSMQVKLLRVLQEGCYFPVGGREMEHIDVRLVSATNRDLPSAIEQGHFRDDLFYRIKGVTIKTQALVERPEDLAILVHSIIQKAQPEKSTLHISADAMAWINQQTWPGNVRELKNTLDSLIALTTGDTIGLQEIQFLTGQAEPSQPQTPDTNHQTPDTNHKTLEAQVTALEIRLISQALNQHNQNRTRAAAQLGLSRQGLLKKIARYGLNSDV; this comes from the coding sequence ATGAAAAAAGCCCGCATATTACTCATTGATGACGAAGCCGCATTCTGTGAACTCTGTAGTTTATGGTTAACACAAGCAGGCTATGAAGTCGTTAGCTGCGGAGATGGGAAACAAGCCCTTACGCTATTTACTGCTCAGTCATTTGATTTGGTCATACACGACCTCTCTCTCCCCCCCAGTTTTTTGCCTGAAGAAGGTCTGCAGCTACTTCCACACTATGGCGAAGTACCGGTAGTCGTCATCACCGCTCATAACGAAAAGGCACTGGCACTCGATGCAATGCGTTTAGGCGCTTGGGACTTCATCAGCAAACCCATTGACCCCGACCTTCTTCTAATCGTGGTGCAACGAGCCATTAACAAACGCCAACTACAACAAGAACTTAATACACTTAAAGAACAACACCCCCCCACCGACGATGACATGGGGTTACTCGGCGTCAGCCCTAGCGTAATCAACACCCGCAACCTGATTAAACGCATTGCCAACACTGAGGTTCCGGTACTCATCCAAGGCCCCAGCGGAACTGGAAAAGAAATCATCGCTAAAGCCCTGCATCAACATAGTCAACGAAAGAACCAGGCGTTCATTTCAGTACACTGTGGAGCGATCCCTTCCGAACTTTTAGAAAGCGAACTATTTGGCTATAAAAAAGGCGCTTTCACCGGAGCCGACAAAGACCGCAAGGGCTTACTTAGCATGGCAGACCAAGGCACATTGTTTTTAGATGAAATCGGCGAAATGCCGCCATCAATGCAAGTTAAATTACTAAGAGTGCTTCAAGAGGGGTGCTACTTTCCGGTAGGGGGCCGTGAAATGGAACACATCGATGTACGCCTAGTCAGCGCCACTAACCGAGACCTCCCCTCTGCTATTGAACAAGGTCACTTTAGAGACGACCTCTTCTATCGCATTAAAGGGGTCACCATTAAGACACAAGCTTTAGTCGAAAGACCCGAAGACCTTGCCATTCTAGTGCACTCAATTATTCAGAAAGCTCAACCAGAAAAATCCACTTTACACATCAGTGCCGACGCAATGGCATGGATTAATCAACAAACCTGGCCTGGTAATGTACGCGAACTAAAAAACACACTAGATAGCCTGATCGCTTTAACAACAGGCGATACAATAGGCCTTCAAGAGATTCAATTTCTCACCGGCCAAGCGGAACCATCTCAACCACAAACGCCTGATACCAATCATCAAACACCTGACACCAATCATAAAACATTAGAAGCACAAGTCACCGCATTAGAAATAAGACTCATCAGCCAGGCATTAAATCAACACAACCAAAACCGAACAAGAGCCGCCGCACAACTTGGGCTATCACGGCAGGGATTACTGAAAAAGATTGCTAGATATGGGCTTAATAGTGACGTCTAG
- a CDS encoding sensor histidine kinase, producing the protein MKLAAAERQKLAQEHLVELGGLTATIAHELRNPLNIINMAAVQTDPSIQTHISNQVQRAEQLIQDVLSYAGQIQLRSENIQITSLIENVARQTQQLFNVKIHVNITNELNTYADPQKLHQVLTNLLENAAAFVNQTPEGLIEVDAHTNQQQIQINIHNNGPSIPQNIQGQLFSPFVSNRSGGSGLGLAIVRRIIDAHHGRVWHHTDAGWPVTFSIEIPRSIDRPNAIIIHPSTHRAS; encoded by the coding sequence ATGAAACTAGCTGCCGCAGAACGTCAAAAACTCGCACAAGAACATTTAGTAGAACTAGGCGGCCTCACCGCAACCATTGCCCACGAACTACGAAACCCTCTGAATATTATTAATATGGCCGCAGTTCAAACTGACCCTTCCATTCAGACACACATTAGCAATCAAGTGCAGCGAGCTGAACAGTTGATTCAGGATGTATTAAGTTATGCAGGCCAGATTCAACTACGCTCCGAAAACATTCAAATAACCTCGCTTATTGAAAACGTGGCTCGCCAGACTCAACAGTTATTCAACGTTAAGATTCATGTCAACATAACTAACGAGCTCAATACCTATGCTGACCCTCAAAAACTCCATCAAGTCTTGACTAATTTATTAGAGAACGCAGCAGCCTTTGTTAATCAAACACCTGAAGGGCTTATTGAGGTAGACGCTCACACAAACCAACAGCAGATTCAGATCAATATTCATAACAATGGGCCCTCCATCCCGCAAAACATTCAGGGTCAGTTATTTTCACCATTTGTTAGTAATCGCAGCGGAGGAAGCGGCCTAGGTCTTGCCATTGTAAGACGCATCATAGACGCCCACCATGGCCGAGTTTGGCACCATACAGATGCTGGATGGCCTGTTACTTTCTCCATTGAAATACCACGCAGCATCGATCGACCTAATGCCATTATTATCCACCCAAGTACACATAGAGCCTCATAA